The DNA region TACATTTACTAGTAGATGCAAGCGGTAATGACAAATACATGAAAGCCTCAAAGGTCCGGGACTTCTTGTGACATGTAAGACACTGCACTGTAGATTTGAACTGGCCTTGAAAGAGTGCCACAATAATGGATTCATTGAGCTGCTTGTGTTTGTGCCAGGCTAGTTCTGCTGCTCTGAAGTCATCAAGATgatcattgttttcttccttatatcttttCCTGTTGTCAGCCTGGATAACAGAAGTTTAAATACCATAGCCATATATTAacatatataaaaacagaaaGTCTCATCTATAGGCAAGCATACTATTGAGTATTTGCAAGAATATTTAAACATGTCAGTGTAGCCATCCATTTCTTATCTGGTTAGGCTTCTTCCATTACTCCCTTTAGTACCTTATGCTGTTTCAAAATAACCTCCTACTTTAATTCTGAATACTAGCATTTCCTTCTATACAAGGTTCCAGTAACATAATCTTCTTATGAAATAAGAgggtcttttaaaaatttatttctcttgATCATCTGACAGACGTATAATTTGTTACAAGTGTATTGCTTACTTTATTTAGGTCTTCATGCAAGCCATCCattaaaaagagaagcaattcTTGGGAGTCCTGTTGGCTATATCCTGCAAATTGGTCATTAATCTTCCCAATTGTAATTTTAAAGTCCTTTGGACTGATATATTTATACTGTCCTGTCCATAAAGCTTTCATTATTACACCAAACTCTTCAGCCACTTCACCTTTATGCCCCAGGAAATTTGACCTATACAATTAAAcagacccaaaaaaaaaaaaaaaaaaaagtgagccattcaaataactttttttttaaatattaattcaagaTGTTATCCcaatttcaaagtaatttctttagACCAAGAAAAACTGACTGTTAGACTGAATTAAGTTTTTTGTCTACTTTGGCACTGTAATTTGGTTCCATATTCAAGACTGGGCTGATGGAAGGTACTGCTGTTTCCAGCTTGTTTTGTGAACTGctatttaaatattctgtttgGTTTTAGAAGACTCTAGTACACTTATATTTATGAATATGGTAAGCACAATTTAATTAAGACTGTCCAGTAAAACCTATTTTGTGACATACACatgaattttgaaaatgtcaagaCACTTAGAAGTTAGCATTTGTCtcctacttaaaaaaacaaaacacccccccgcccccttaACCCcactaagtgattttttttttaattaacaattgtaaaggcagatttttttccttcaattataAATTAAAGGATGAGAATAAGAGATTGTTACCTGTTAATATCATCTTGATACaagtttctgttaaaataatcagCCAGGTGAGGTGCATTGCACAGACACTGTAATATGGAATTCATATAGCAAGTGTTCCCTAGATTACGAAGTCCTGTAAGAGCTGGTCCCGATCCCCCAAACACAGGATTAAGATTCCGAATTTGTGATGCAGAGAGTCTTGAAATTTCTGCTTTAGTGTAACAGACTGGTCTGTAAGGAAGGAATTATTTCTTAGGAGTCTCGGACGTGACAAGGCTGTACACATAAGCCAACAGAACTGCCTTCCCTCACAGGGAATGAAATATCCTGGCACAAGAAGTCACCAAATGCCATCATTGAAGGTATTCAAGACCAGTCAATGCAACAGTGAGAAAGCCATATACACTGGCCTATAATGAGGCTGACTTATAGGCTCCatcagtttttggttttggtttttttggggttttttgtttgtttttgtttttttttttttttttttttaaattcacagacAAAGAATTAGCTAATGATTTAACCcagtttaaaaactgaaaactgcatttcacaAGCTGTCAGAAGACTGGTATTTAATATGTTAATACAAATACCACCACTTAAAAAGTAACTATTGTCCAATTACACTGTGACCTCTGAAATTCATGTTAATACATAACAATTACATTAATTCTCAAAAGATAACTGCCCTATACATTGAACTTTCAGCAATGAAATTTAAGTCTATCACTCTTGCATCCTTTCAAACCTActtagaaaatattaatgaatttcaGTTGGTTAAACACAAAGAAAGTCCTCTATGCCATCATATTGCATGAGTTGTGGTATAACTTATTGAACATACTTATTGTCACGATTGACTGCAGGAGTTACAggaattcttttcttctcttcctcctgaatGGCTTGGGTTATATCTGGGGAAGAGTAGGAGCGCTTCAGTTTGGAGTGTTCTCTTTCTCGTTCAACAGTCACTTGTGGCTTGGGTTTATGAGTTGGAGGGGTTGATGGAGGAGTGGATGAAGGAGCCATTTCTGGTGGATACATATGAACAGTATTTGTTGGCGAGTGATAGTAACGAAAGGTTCCAGTGATTGGATCCagaaacttgaggaaaaaaaacaaattgtTTCAAAAACAAGTAAAAATCCATCATTAACTTACTTACCTATTTTTAAACTACTGTAAGAACAGCTCATGAGTTTTTCAAACGTTGAGATGTTAACAGTTGTGATTGGCCTCAATACTTAATGGATTAAATTTATTGGAAGGCACCACTTTCACCAAAATACATATTAAACAGCAACTGCTTAGTACCAGAAACATCAGATGATCTCTCCTAGTTTCATTACAAATAGtgttaaaattcagaaaataactgTGTGGAAGTTGAAGGGGGGGCAAGGGGGAATATCAAATGATCTAACTTAAAAATAAGACACAATTGAAATGCATTACAAAACTGCACAAGGCAACTTGATTATAACATCAGAATAGAAAGTTACCTTTGCCCAACCTGCAGGCAGTCCCGGTATTATCCTTCCCATTTCTTCACTTCGTGCTCTGATTAATGGCTCCCGCTGAGactaataaataaacagaaatgtaaggTATGTATAGTTACTTATGCAGAGCAGCAAGCTGCCTGTGACTTTCCCTATATGGTTACATGATTTAATGCAAAACAGTTCAAGAAGAAATCCTTGATTATAGCTGGAAATACAATTTACTGTAATGGTAATATAGTACTACTATTTTGTATCACTCAATCTAAACAAAACCCATTTGTTGACATGCTCCAGAAAAGAAGGACAAATCAGTCTCACAAAAGTCTGACTACTCAATTTCTCCCCTAAGGAAGCTACTTTATTAGGAATATGTGCTTCTGTTAAACACGTACGGAtgatcttttctccctttcaaagCGGTATGCAAAGGAGTATGCGTGAGATGATGAACAAGTGTGGAATGTTTGTTAATGCCATCAGAAACATATGAAGATTTCTAGTGAaagcttcaaatatttttttcagatgaatatgacaaatgaaaaaagcaaacaaacaactgtAAACATGGCATAGTCTTTTCTTAAGATGATGactttaaaaattgaaatgagGTGGAATTTAACATAATATAATAATCATAAAGCATCTGCACTTGATTGGTTTTGGCTACATACAACACATTGTATTTACTTTAAGTCTTTCAGTATCTTGTTCAGAATCCTCTCTAAGGGGTCCTGGCTTTTGAGCTCCACTGTCTGGTTGTTCTTTAACCCCAGTTTGCTGTAAAAGATTTTGAGAGAAGGTTTCAATTTTCATCTGGAATGTCAGTAAAGAACGCTGATAAAGCAAAATAGGGAAAAAGCAGAGTTATATTTTCGTTTTTGGTTGCTGAACGCACGTGCCACAAAGAAGTGGTTAGAGCAGGTATCTACACATCATGTCTATTCTTCCTAGCCTATACTACAGGCAATTTGCTGGAATAGCCTTTGTAGCCGAATGTTGTATTATATAAGATAGTCTGTTATGTAGTTTCAGGAGCTCAGAAATAAAGTGCAGAAGGTCCACCTACACTACTTTCCCCCCCCTAAAGCTGTGGGTTttacaatttgtttttaaatgaaagactttttccccttttacttcTCACTGTGACAAAGCTTCTCTGTGAAAAAGGCAAACTGTGAAGCCAAcatcatgcatttattttatcatGGGCAGTCATTTTGGGATTATGTGGCGTTGCTCTGTCAGTCAAACAAAAGCTCAAGAATGACTGTGTTAAGGTTGCCCAGGAAGATTTATTTTGACTTTCTTGTGTATCTGCATTACACAAGCATCAAAGTTTGGTCAAATAACAActgcatagaatcacagaatcgtataggttggaaaagacctttaagatcatcaagtccaaccataaacctaacactgccaagaccaccactacatgtccctaagcacctcatccaaacgtcttctaaatacctccagggatggcgactcaaccacttccctgggcagcctgttccaatgcttgataaccctttcggtgaagtaaaatttcctaatgtccagtctaaacctcccctggcgcaacttgaggccatttcctcttgtcctatcacttgttacctgggagaagagaccgacccccacctgtctacaacctcctttcaggtagttgtagagagcgataaggtctcccctcagcctccttttctccaggctaaacaaccccagctccctcagccgctcctcatcagacttctgctctagacccttcaccagcttcgctgcccttctctggacacgctccagcccctcaatgtctctcttgtagtggggggcccaaaactgaacacagtattcgaggtgcggcctcaccagtgccgagtacaggggcgcgatcacttccctagtcctgctggccacgctatttctgatacaagccaggatgccattggctttcttggccacctgggcacactgctaacactgcagttgcaaagggagagaaaaatatcctAATGCATGTTCttgaaaaatggttttaaagaCATCTGCTCCATTATTAACTCAGCTTCACAAATGGCTCCTGTTTCATGACCAGACGATCATTACACTCTCagaaattttgcaatttttttcaagaatctgaggaaagaaggaactgtgacaccccccccacccccccaaagagCTGGAACTGGACTGTTCTCAGCAAAAGTACTAGATTAGGGTATTGCTTTGCTTCCTATGCCAGTCAACAAAATCCTGTTATATCAGCAGCTAGGGGAACTAAAGAGTTTGTTATAATATCATTCTGTCCCTAGCATGTCTTACAACAGTATAATATACAGTACTGGGCTGGTACAAGAGATAAAATGTCACCATGCCTCTATTTTTGAAACAGAGGCTTACAGCCCGTGAACCATCCCTTCTAGCTCCACGTCAGTGGGAAGTTTTATTATCCTATGGGGATTCCATGCTGCCTACCTACAAGCAACAATCGAGgatgtcttgcaaaaaaaaaaaaaaatctaactatTTGTGTCTTGGTTTTAACTTTCTCCTCTACAATTATCTAAAAATGGCCTAAATAAAAGTCCaatgatgtatttaaaatttCTAGATTGATACTAGAGTATGCACTCACAAATCATCCTGAATAATTACTCCACATTTGGCGAcgattttctctttttcactaaCCTTGCCTGAAACAGTCACAAAGGTCCGAGATGTATCACTCAGTGCTCGTCTCTGCATTTCTGGTGTTCGggttcccttttctctttcttccataGATATTTTGTCAATCTCAACCCTTTTTCCACCAACGTTTTctagttcatttttattttgcttttttgcttctaTTGCTTCTTTGCGTGCTCGCTcttgttccttttcctcctgttctctttttatttgttcatCCCTCTCCTTCTGTTCTCTGTCCTCTTTAGATTGCTGTAGCTTTTCtttgtgttccttttctttctgttcttcttttgctttttgttcttgttcttctttttctcgCCTGAGtctctctttctgctcttcttgttGCCTCTCACGAAGTTCTTTTTCCCGTCTGTTTTTCTCTAACAGAGCAGCAGTTTCTGCATGTATacgacttttttcttcttctgtcagaATGCTCTTTGCATCACGTAATGGCTTTGTGGACCGGTCTGGAACTATTCGTCCATTCTCAACAGGCTGGCTGTCACTAACTGTACTTTCAGATTTTGGTCTGTTATCATCAGGGATTTTTAGTGAAGGCTTTTTAGTACGATCAACCTGTAACACAAAATGTAGAACAACGATTCATTACAGCTATTACTGCTCTATTAGCTAAGCTTTTTCTAAATGAGATTTATAAGCTGAATTCTGCCAGAAAGATAGTGAACTTCCAATTACATTAAATCTGGTAATTCAAATTGCTTGTTAGTAAAAGTAGGTATTCACTTAACTTCCAGATGTGAGATAAGAATCAACAAGCCCTACAGAACCATAAGGACAGCATTAAGCACTGATTACTATAACTCtttattttcaagctttcaaAGGTCAGTATTTTAGGGCAATCAGGCAGTCTAATCTGGGCATGGTGCTCTCAATCATGTGACAGAACATGTGATTAACGCAGATCTGCTTGATGGGAAGAGGTATTTAAGAATGGCTTAAATACCATTCTAGGAGAGCAAGTTGTTTTTGATGGCGAAGTGTAagttctgaagaaagaaaagctagtcTAGTTCAGGGAAGAACAGAATAAGGTCTATTTTACAGTTTAGGGTCCGTTAGCTGAAATTTGTATTAAAGGCAGTATCTAGGAGGGTGAAAGTGAAGAGTTTGACTTTCGACTTGTCTCctaatgaaaatgttattttagtacAAGGACTCTACAAAGGTGTCTTTAGAAAGTTTTATCCccatgaaaggaagaaacaaatctCTATACTTTTACTACTGGGCCAAGAGTGACAAGCCacctaaatattttattatttgaaggAAGATAACATTGCTGGAAAGCAGACCTTTAGAAAAGCCAAGGTAAGCCATGGCCTAACTGCCCTCTCTATATTTCATCATATGTATGTTTTGAGCAGAAAAGTTTGTTTACAGACTTTCTGAATTAATGATCAATTGCCGACCTTCAATTTCTCAGGTGCTCATATCAAAACATTCATTAAAAGCTCTGCAATTATGTTAAGTATATTCAGTTTCATTAAGTTCGATAGATTAGTTATGATGGTTAACAGACCACCAATAGTCTCTGTACCAATACACTTGCGTACAAGCCTTAAACAAATACTAAGTATGTTTCTCTGTGGATTTAGGCTTCTGCACATGGTGGGTCTCTAGTAGATTAAGTGTATACTAactctggaaaaaagaaacacagcttaCCTCAGGGATACTTCTTGTAATTGATACTGGATTAACTACAAATGAGCTGTCGGCTTTTGGAACAGCAGCATCCTGTATGTTTGGTCTATTAAGTGATTTTAGTCTCTCTTCCAAATTATctcctgtttcttcattttcaatcACTTCTGCTGGAGATTGCTTTATAGCAACAACAGGTGGAACAGGAGCTGGCTCTTCCAGAGATGGATACTGAAAATCCACTttaggaggggggagaggagggaagcatGAGAGAGCtcttaaaaacacaaaagcaaaataacccCCATGTTCCACCAGACCCCAAAATTTAGATATGAGATCTAGCCCAGAACAAGGCTATCCCAAACATATTTGAATGAATTAAAGATACATCCAGTAATTATAAGCACTTGCGGGGGAGAGAGGCGTCATCCTTTATACTTACGAGAAACAGTCACTACTTCGTTCCTGCTATGCTGGGGTGGAGTTACTTTAGCATTTGTTGTGTACTGGGGAAAACAAAGGAGCCAGTTTTCATAACCTCCTTCTAGAACTAAAGGTTCATTCTGCAGTATAGTTTTGCTTTCCCACtataagaaaaaagtttgaaattagCTGAtctaaaaataggaaagaaacttTTACATCTTAAGTGTTGTTGAAATTTCTGTGTCTAGTCATCACATTAAGAGACACGttatttctgagatttttaaataagaattaaacaGGCTGCAAAACCCCTTTGGGGAACAGGGATCCTCTTTGCGTTTGGAGAATGCCCAACGCAGTGAGATTCCTAGCTCTACCTACAACAGGGTCTGAATACTTCCAGTACAGAAAGAAACACTTACTACTACTTCAGGTAACAATCCtccatgcagaaaaatatttttattataatatttgcttcagtttctcaTCTGGTAAGTTTACTGAGTGATTAAGGGCATTGGCTTTAGAAAGCATAATGTTAACTATCTGAAAAACCCTTGAGAGTTCAGGCTCCAGACTGGCCTCCTCTGGAGGTCCTCAGTAGTAGAACGTGAACAAGGCACAGAGGTTCAGAGAATATTCTGTAAAGCAATAAACAAGGAGAACTGCCTGAGCTATCTCTGAACCCCAGTCTTCAATGCTTAGGTAACAAAAAGTTGTGCAGTCTTTCACAAGAGCCACCTATATAAAGGGTTGGGACAACACAGCCGTAGCCACAGTTCAGACTTGAAAATGTTGAGCATCTGCTTAATACTGAGTCTATAAGCTCCTTGCACTGATGAAGCTCAAATTTAAATTCATGTTTCTCTAATAGTTATTTTCAATAATGCACAAAAGTTAACCAAGCTCAAAATATTTCTGGGATCTCCTTCAACAAAACTCCTCCATTCTAGAAAGTGCCTGGCTGATAGGACTGCAAAGAAGCTAGCCTTCTTTGGCCTACCTATGCAGGTGGCTGGCCAGTTCCCATGAATAAGGAATTACAGTTGCTAATACATGAAAGAGGGTGACAATGTTTCTGGCAAACAGTACCAAGTACTTTCCCAAATAACTCTGTCAGCCAAGAACTCTACATTTGAGCTAGTTGTGGAGGAGGGGAGTTGAATCATTCTGCTGTTTAACTATTTAATAAATTATACCATCCTCTACTAGAGCACAAGCATGGGAATGTGAAACTTCAGACTACACTTCTGCTGTCAAAATATAGCAGTCTCTGAAGACTGAACCAAGATGTTTGCCTAAAGTGTCATGAAGTCTTCCATATACTCTGTAATTATAGGTGCTTTAAAACATTCTTATTTATTGAGATGAATTAATATAAAACTTGCCAACCTTAAAAAGTGCCTCTTTCAGGCTCTGAAGAGTTGTTCCTAGCTTTAAGTCTTCAGCAGAACTAGACCAGTCTAGCAGTATAACATAATCAAAGTGTCCTCTCCTCTTCCATGGATCTCTAGAATCCTCTGGGAGTCTAGCTTCAATCCAATTCGCAGTAACTCTGAAATGCATTAACATGCATTTAAAGACAAATGTACAAGTAACATTTTGTCCAACAATATATAATCCATATTATGTTTATGTGCTTGAATAGAATAAATATGCTCTGGCTTGAAGTCAGTACATGCAAGAACAGAGCTGTCCAGGTATGTCTTGCCCGCTTGCATATATCAGGGACTCCAAAACTAAGTGTACGAGCTTTAAAAGCATATAATTTTTGtcaatttataaatttataaaattgaATATTTCACTATCATTTAATGTTATTTCATACCCCGGACTGATAGCTTCTTCTGGGACACTGATAGATCTTGGAATACAGGATTCCTGATAATCCTTCAATCTTCGAGCATCCATTATAATCAATTCAATATTTTTGTCCGACATCATTGCAAACAGTTTCTCAGCTGTGACTGCTCCTTGAAATACAGAAGCTATTAGATGCAAAAAGCTACATTACAAATGGAGATAGCTATGACCACATCTGACTGGTAGAATCAAGACTGCAAACAGatgaaacagaacagaagagtCCCACAAAGTCACGGAGGTGAGACactataaaataaacatattggCCCTTTTGCTACTACTACTGTAGTGATTAGCACCAGATCTGCTGAATTAGACAATACTGAACACTTCAGTGATAAACTAGTTTTAACCTTTTGTGGTCTCATTTAAATCCAGCTGTATAGGCAAGCATTTGTAAGCTACATACTGCAGATGTTCCTCTTCAGTTAAGAACTCTAGAGaacattttcacatatttattaCAGGACCAAAAACCAGAAGgttgggaggggaaagaaaaaatttcttaTTTAACTGAGAAAGCTGACACATTTCAGCCTtgcctagatttttttcttatcagttgAGGAGacatttttccttctactttgaCCACTCTAGGGCTAGTTCAGCTTTAGTTATTAAACTGTTGAAAAACTAAGTACAGCTTTCTAACT from Mycteria americana isolate JAX WOST 10 ecotype Jacksonville Zoo and Gardens chromosome 6, USCA_MyAme_1.0, whole genome shotgun sequence includes:
- the USP8 gene encoding ubiquitin carboxyl-terminal hydrolase 8 isoform X2 produces the protein MPAVASVPKELYLCTSLKDLNKKTEIKPEKTSTKSYVQSALKIFKAAEESRLDRDEEKAYILYMKYVTVYNFIKKRPDFKQQQDYFHSILGPTNLKKAIEEAERLSDSLKLRYEEAEVRKKLEERDRQELQKKQELKEDGKSSAKSSSESAVDSKAKSQRINGERKHSLERKDQSDSLSGAVTAEKLFAMMSDKNIELIIMDARRLKDYQESCIPRSISVPEEAISPGVTANWIEARLPEDSRDPWKRRGHFDYVILLDWSSSAEDLKLGTTLQSLKEALFKWESKTILQNEPLVLEGGYENWLLCFPQYTTNAKVTPPQHSRNEVVTVSLDFQYPSLEEPAPVPPVVAIKQSPAEVIENEETGDNLEERLKSLNRPNIQDAAVPKADSSFVVNPVSITRSIPEVDRTKKPSLKIPDDNRPKSESTVSDSQPVENGRIVPDRSTKPLRDAKSILTEEEKSRIHAETAALLEKNRREKELRERQQEEQKERLRREKEEQEQKAKEEQKEKEHKEKLQQSKEDREQKERDEQIKREQEEKEQERARKEAIEAKKQNKNELENVGGKRVEIDKISMEEREKGTRTPEMQRRALSDTSRTFVTVSGKQTGVKEQPDSGAQKPGPLREDSEQDTERLKSQREPLIRARSEEMGRIIPGLPAGWAKFLDPITGTFRYYHSPTNTVHMYPPEMAPSSTPPSTPPTHKPKPQVTVEREREHSKLKRSYSSPDITQAIQEEEKKRIPVTPAVNRDNKPVCYTKAEISRLSASQIRNLNPVFGGSGPALTGLRNLGNTCYMNSILQCLCNAPHLADYFNRNLYQDDINRSNFLGHKGEVAEEFGVIMKALWTGQYKYISPKDFKITIGKINDQFAGYSQQDSQELLLFLMDGLHEDLNKADNRKRYKEENNDHLDDFRAAELAWHKHKQLNESIIVALFQGQFKSTVQCLTCHKKSRTFEAFMYLSLPLASTSKCTLQECLRLFSKEEKLTDNNRFYCSHCKTRRDSLKKIEIWKLPPVLLVHLKRFSYDGRWKQKLQTSVDFPLETLDLSQYVIGPKNNLKRYNLFSVSNHYGGLDGGHYTAYCKNASKQRWFKFDDHEVSEISASSVKSSAAYILFYTSYEQRAVDMAT